One Brassica oleracea var. oleracea cultivar TO1000 chromosome C7, BOL, whole genome shotgun sequence genomic window carries:
- the LOC106303014 gene encoding transcription factor bHLH28-like, whose translation MNLLNSDDALLMINTLLNSSDLWPLDPANLSQLPLAPTAINSSSDLWSYVPANFGQIQYEESNISASAVKLEDSAHFNIDTKTTPEKKRGRRPTHGREEPMNHVEAERLRREKLNQRFYALRALLPNVTKREKASILEDTVTYINELKVNAENAESEKNAFEIQLNELKEKIAGRRNGSSSVCGGGEKTPEIEVKIDVKVMDRDALIRLESSKNNHPGARLMNAFMDLEVEVNHASISVMNNLMIQQVTVKMGSRVYKQEQLRDLLLSKVN comes from the coding sequence ATGAATCTCCTGAACTCCGATGATGCCTTATTAATGATTAACACTTTATTGAACTCCTCCGATTTGTGGCCATTAGATCCGGCGAATCTCAGCCAGCTGCCACTAGCTCCGACGGCCATTAACTCCTCCTCCGATTTGTGGTCATATGTTCCGGCGAATTTCGGCCAGATCCAGTACGAGGAAAGCAACATTTCAGCCAGCGCCGTAAAACTCGAGGACTCGGCTCACTTTAACATTGATACCAAAACGACGCCGGAAAAGAAACGCGGGAGAAGACCGACGCACGGTAGAGAAGAGCCGATGAACCACGTGGAAGCCGAGCGGTTGAGACGCGAGAAGCTAAACCAGCGGTTCTACGCGTTACGAGCGCTTCTGCCAAACGTAACGAAAAGGGAAAAGGCGTCGATACTTGAAGACACGGTTACGTACATTAACGAACTGAAAGTAAACGCGGAAAACGCTGAATCGGAGAAAAACGCGTTTGAGATCCAGCTCAACGAACTCAAGGAAAAGATCGCAGGAAGGAGAAACGGGAGTTCTAGCGTTTGTGGCGGCGGGGAAAAGACGCCGGAGATTGAGGTGAAGATCGACGTGAAGGTTATGGATCGTGATGCGCTGATTAGACTGGAGTCGAGCAAGAACAACCATCCTGGAGCGAGACTAATGAATGCGTTTATGGATTTGGAGGTAGAAGTGAATCACGCGAGCATCTCGGTGATGAACAATCTCATGATTCAACAAGTGACGGTGAAGATGGGGTCGAGGGTTTACAAGCAAGAGCAGCTCCGGGACTTGTTGTTGTCGAAGGTTAATTAG